The segment TCCCCGCTGCCGCCACGGTCTTGCCCGGCGACGATTTCTACGATTATGTGAATGGCGACTGGCTGCGCAATACGGAGATTCCCGCCGACCGCAGCAGTTGGGGCTCGTTTGCCATCCTCGCCAACGCCACCAACGAGCGCATCATTGCCCTCGTCGAAGGCCTGGCGGCGGCGCCGCAGGCCGATGCCTCCGCGCGCCAGGTCAGCGATTTTTACCGTTCCTGGATGGATGAATCGGCTATCGAAGCGAAAGGCTGGGCGCCGATCAAGCCGCTGCTGAAGAAGATCGATGGCATACGCGACCAGGCGGGACTGGCCCGCGCGCTGGGCGAAAGTCTGCGCGCCGATGTCGATCCGCTCAATGCCACCAATTTTTATACGGAAAATCTGTTCGGCCTGTGGGTGGCGCAAGACTTGAACGACACCACGCGCAATGTGGCTTATCTGCTGCAGGGCGGACTGGGCTTGCCCGACCGCGCCTTTTACCAGAGCGACAGCGCCCGCATGCAGAGCTTGCGCGCGGGCTACCAGGCGCATATCGCCGCCATGCTCAAGCAGGCAGGCTACAGCGATGCGCCGGCCCGCGCCGCGCGCGTGTTTGCGCTCGAGCAGCAAATTGCCGCCAGCCACGCCAGCCGCGAGGATTCGGCCGATGTCGCCAAGGGCAATAATGCGTGGCGCGCCGCCGACTTCGCCAGCAAGGCGCCCGGCCTGGACTGGAAAACCTTCTTCCAGTCGGCCGGCCTCGGCAAGCAGGCGGATTTCATCGTCTGGCATCCGACGGCCATGACGGGCAGCGCGGCCCTGGTAGGTAGCGTGCCGCTGGCCACGTGGAAGGATTTCCTGGCCTTCCACGCGATCAACCATTTCAGCACGACCTTGCCGAAGGCGGCCGCCGACCAGCGCTTTGCCTTCTATGGCAGCGCCCTGAGCGGCACGCCGCAGCAGTCGCTGCGCAGCAAGCGCGCGCTGGCCGCGACGAATGCGGCCTTGAGCGACGCCGTCGGCAAGCTGTATGTGGAGCGCTATTTCCCGCCTGAATCGAAAGCGCGCGTGCAAGACATGGTGACGAATATCGTCGCCGCCTTCTCGCGCCGCATCGACAAGCTGGACTGGATGGCGCCGGCTACCAAGGCGCAGGCGCAGGAAAAACTCAAGACCCTGTACGTGGGCGTCGGCTATCCGGAGCGCTGGGAAAATTATGCGGGCTTGCGCGTCGTGCGCGGCGATGCGCTGGGCAATGTGCAGCGGGCGGAACAGTTCCATTACCGGCAGGAACTGGCCAAGCTGGGCCAGTCTCCCGACCGCAAGGCCTGGGCCATGCCGGCGCAGCTGGTCAATGCCGTCAACCTGCCGCTGCAAAATGCGCTGAATTTCCCGGCCGCCATCCTGCAGCCGCCGTTCTTCGATCCGACAGCGTCCGACGCGGCCAACTATGGCGGCATCGGCGCCACCATCGGCCACGAGATCAGCCACAGTTTTGACGACCAGGGCGCCCAGTTCGACGCCCAGGGCAAGCTGCGCGACTGGTGGACGCCGGCCGACCTGGCGCATTTCCAGGCAGCCTCGAAGCAATTGGTGGCGCAGTTCGCGGCCTACAAGCCGTTCCCCGACCTGGCCGTGAATGGCCAGCTGACCCTGAGCGAAAACCTGGCCGACCTGGCCGGCGTGGCGGCCGCGCATGACGCGTTCACCCTGTCGCAGCAGGGCAAGCCGGCGCAGCCGGGCGCGGACCGTGATTTCTTCATCGGCTACGGCGTCAGCTGGCGCAGCAAGGCGCGCGAAGCGGCGGCGCGCCAGCAAATCCTCACGGATGGCCACGCGCCGGCGCAATACCGCGCCGCCACCGTGCGCAACCTCGACGCCTGGTACCCGGCCTTCGACGTCAAGCCGGGGCAGCAGCTGTACCTGGCGCCGGAACAGCGCGTGCGCGTCTGGTAGCAGATGTGGACGGTGCCGGCACGCAGCGCGCCGGCACCGTAAAATGGCGGAACATATCGACAGGACCGCCATGAAGCCGACCCCACCGCAAGACCCGCAAGACCCCATCCACGCCATCACCGGGCGCACCCTGGCCCATTACGACGCCAGCGCCGAGCAGTTTTTCGAAGGCACGCGCGACCACGACGTCAGCCAGAACATCAGCGCGCTGCTGAATGCCATCGGCAAGCCGGCGCCTTTGGCGATCCTCGACCTCGGTTGCGGCCCCGGCCGCGACCTGAAAGCGTTCACGGCCATGGGTCACCACGCCACCGGCGTCGATGGCAGCGCCCGCTTCGTCGAGATGGCGCGCGCCTACAGCGGCTGCACCGTGTGGCAGCAGGATTTCGTCGACCTCGACTTGCCAGCCGCGCACTTCGACGGCGTGTTCGCCAATGCCGTGCTGTTCCACGTGCCCAGCGCCGTCCTGCCCGGCGTGCTGCGCGCCTTGTACGCGTGCCTGAAGGAGGGCGGCGTGCTGTTCAGCTCGAACCCGCGCGGACACAACCAGGAAGGCTGGAACGGCGCGCGCTACGGCAGCTACCACGACGAAGCGACATGGGCCGCGTACGTGCAGGCGGCCGGTTTCAGCCTGGTCGAGCAGTATTACCGTCCGTCCGGCCTGCCGCGCGAGCAGCAGCCGTGGCTGGCGACGGTATGGCGCAAAGCGGGCTGATTTCGCGTAATTAGCTGATTTTTGGCATGTGTTAGGGACCGTACATAGTTTTTGCAACCTCAAGCGTAGTATGGACACATCGACACGCAGCAAGCAGTTTGCAACGGCGTGTGAGCCGCAGTACCGGCCCTTCGGGGCAGGACAACAGATGTACCAACTACAGTGAGGATTTATCATGAACAAAGATCAAGTCGAAGGTAAACTGAAGGAAGTCGGCGGTAAAATCCAGGAAGCCGCTGGCAAAGTCGTCGGCAGCGAAGAACAGCAAGCCAAGGGCCTGGCAAACCAGGTCGAAGGCAAAGTGCAAAAGAAAGTGGGCGATGTGAAAGACGCGGTGGAAACCGTCACGCGCAAGCCGTAATCTGACGCACGCATAAAAAAAACCGCCGCCTGTCGCAAGACAGGCGGCGGTTTTCATTTGCGGGCGCGCTTTACTTCGCGACGCCCAGGTTCTGCTTGAAGAACATTTCGATTTTCCTGTACACGTGGCGCTGGCCTGCGCGCGACGAGATGCCGTGCTTGGCGCCCGGGTACGTCATCAGGTCGAATTGCACGCCGCGGTTCACCAGCGCGTCGATCAAGCGCGTGCTGTTGCTGAACAAGACGTTATCGTCTGCCATGCCGTGCACCAGCAGCAGCGGCGACTTCAAGCCGTCCAGGTGGGCGAACACGGTGCTGGCCTTGTAGCCGTCCACGTTTTCCTTCGGCATGCCGAGGAATTGTTCCGTGTAGTGGGTGTCGTACAGCGACCAGTCGGTGACGGGTGCGACCGAGACGCCCATGGCGATCTTGTCGGAGGCTGCCGACAGCAAGCGCAGGGTCATGAAGCCGCCGTAGCTCCAGCCGAACACGCCGATGCGCTTGGCATCGACGAAGCTTTGCTGGCCCAGCCAGGCTATGCCGACCAGCTGGTCGGCCACTTCGGCCGCGCCCAGGTTGTGGTAGATGGCGTCCGTGAACGCGCGCTCGCGGCGCGACGAACCGCGGTTATCGAGGCGGAAGACGACGAAGCCCTGCTGCGCCATGTACTGGTCGAAATTGTTGCCCCAGCGGCGCGCCACGTGCTGCGAGTGCGGGCCGCCATACGTCGACAGGTAGACGGGGTAGCGTTTGCCCGCGTCGAAGTTCGACGGTTTCACCAGCGAGTAGTGCAAGGTCTGGCCATCGTTGGCCTTCAGGGTGCCGTACTCGGTCGGCAGGTGGTCCGCCTTGTACTTGAAATACGGGTGGCTCGCGTTCAGCGCGTTTTCTTCCAGCCAGCCCACCATGGCGCCGTCCGGGCGGCGGATGCTCACTTGCGGCGGCGTGGCCGGGTCGGAATAGGTGTCGACGAAGACTTCGCCATTGCGCGAGAACGTCGTGTCGTGCCAGCCATCGGCTTTCGTCACGCGCTGCGGCTTGTCGGCCGTGCTGCCATCGAGCGCCAGTGCGTAGGTCTGCTTGTCGATGACGGCGTCGCGGTTCGACGCGACGAACACTTTGCCGGTTTTCTGGTTCACGGCCAGCACGCCGTCGATGCCCCACTCGCCGGAAGTGACCGGGTGCAGCAGCTTGCCGCCCATGTCGTACAAATACAGGTGATTGCGGCCCGTGCGCTCGGACGACCACAGGAAGGTGCCGTTGGACAGGAAGCGCAGGTCGTCATGGATGCTGACCCAGGTCTTTGACGTTTCCGTCAGCAAGGTGCGTTGCGCCAGCGTGCTTGCGTCGACGGCGACCAGGTCGAGGGTCTTCTGGTCGCGCGACTGGCGCTGGTACACGAGCGACTTGCTGTCCGCGCTCCAGTCGGCGCGCACCAGGTAGATGTCCGGGTTCGTGCCCAGGTCCACCTGGCGCTGCGCGCCCGTTTCCGGCGAGACGATCAGCAGCTGCACCAGCACGTTCGGGTCGCCGGCGGCAGGGTAGCGCTGCTCGACGACGTCCGTGCGGTCGGCAAAGATTTCGAAGCGGCGCACGACGGGCACGGGCGCTTCGTCATAGCGCTTGTAGGCGATGGCGGAATCGTCCGGGGCCCAGTAGTAGCCGGTGCGCTGGCCCATTTCTTCCTGCGCCACGAATTCGGCTTCGCCATTGTGGATGGCACCTTTGCCATCGGTCGTCAGCTGGCGTTCCTGGCCCGACTTCAAGTCGATCACATAGATGTTCTGATCGCGCACGAAGGACATGTAGCGGCCTTTCGGCGAGATTTTCGGGTCGAGCACATTGCCCTTGGCGACCAGGCGCGCCTTGTCCGGACGGGCCGCGTCGACCAGGTACAGATTGCCGGCCAGCGGTACCAGCAGCTGCTTGCCATCGGGCGACCAGCTGTAGCTGAGAATGCCGTTCAGGCTGGCCGTGCGCTCGCGTTCGCGGCGCGCCTGCTCTTCGGGCGAAATCGTTTCATTCGGCACCAGCGCCTTCGAGTCGACCAGGCGGTGCGTGCTCTTGTCCTTCAGCTTGAATTCCCACAGGTCGAGCTGGAACTGGTTGTCGGCGCGGCCGCGCAGGAACGTGACTCTCTCGCCATCGGGCGAGACCTTCAGGTTGCGCACGCCGGGGCCGGCCAGCGCCGGATCGGCGTGGATGCGTTCCAGGGTCAGCTTTTCAGCCGATGCGGGAACGCTGGCCATCGCGGCCAGAAAACAAAGAATAAAACGCATGGATGTCTCGGTGATTGTAAAAGAATGGCCAAGCTGATGCTTGACGGCAAACGATACCAGAGCACGGCGTTTAATGCGATAGGGCAGGCCACGGAATAAGCCGTCGATTACCTGCTTTACTTCGGCGTAATGGCGAAGAAAGCAATGTTTTATATGGTGATGTGGGCAGTCGGCGCGCATTCATTGCGCGCCGACTGCTCCTTCAACGGGCCTCGCGCAGGCGCTGCAGCGACAGTCGGTTCAAATACCAGGTCAGCAGCACGGCGGCCACCGTCAAACCCGTCACCAGGCCGATCCAGAAACCGGCGGCGGCCATCGGCTCGGCCGGCGACCAGATGAAGCCTTGCGGCGCGAGGCCCAGCACATAGCCGATCGGCAGCGAGAAGCCCCAGAAGGCCAGCAGCTGGATCAGCATCGGCTGGCGCGTCACCTTGTAGCCGCGGATGGCGCAGGACGTCGCCACCTGCGTCGCGTCGGACAGCTGGAACAGGGCGGCGAACAGCAGCAGCTGCGCGCACAGCGCCTGCACCTGCGGGTCGGACGTGTAGGCTTGCGCGATCTGGTGGCGGAAGATGGTGATGACGGCGGCCGAGACGATGGCCGCCGTCAGCGACATGGCCACGCCCACCCACGAAATGAAGCGGGCGCGGCGCAAATTGGCTTCGCCCACGGCGTGGCCCACGCGCGTGACGAGCGCGATGCCGAACGTGAGCGGCACCATGAAGACGACGGACGAGAAATTCAGCGCGATCTGGTGCGCCGATACCTGGATCACGCCGAAGCGGGCGACCAGCAGGCTGATGACGCCAAAGGCGCTCACTTCGGCAAAATAGGTGACGCCGATGGGCAGGCCCAGGCGCAGCATGGGGCCGATGGACGACAGCTGCGGCCATTCCCAGTGCGTGAACGGATACGTGGCGTGGTAGGCGGGCGCGATCCTGATCCAGGCCAGCATGGCCAGCAGCATCATCCACACGCAGCAGGTGGTGGCCACGGCGCAGCCCACGCCGCCCAGTTTCGGCATGCCCCAGTGGCCGTAGATCAGCAGGTAATTGACGAAAATGTTCAGCGCCAGCGCGGCCAGCGCGATCACCATCACGGGCTTGGTCTGGTTGATGCTGGTGCTGTAGCCGTACAGCGCGCGGTAGGCGGCGAACGGCGGCAGCGCGCAGCTGATGATGTGCACGAACAGCTTGGCCTTGGCGGCCACCGCCGGTTCCAGCATCAGGTGATCGAACACGAGCGCCGCCATGTTCGTCAGCAGACAGGCCACGAGGCCC is part of the Janthinobacterium sp. 67 genome and harbors:
- a CDS encoding M13 family metallopeptidase translates to MHGLCFSWARTPVQAAIVLALAGVSLIGLPVQAHGQQAAAAAVPAVPAAATVLPGDDFYDYVNGDWLRNTEIPADRSSWGSFAILANATNERIIALVEGLAAAPQADASARQVSDFYRSWMDESAIEAKGWAPIKPLLKKIDGIRDQAGLARALGESLRADVDPLNATNFYTENLFGLWVAQDLNDTTRNVAYLLQGGLGLPDRAFYQSDSARMQSLRAGYQAHIAAMLKQAGYSDAPARAARVFALEQQIAASHASREDSADVAKGNNAWRAADFASKAPGLDWKTFFQSAGLGKQADFIVWHPTAMTGSAALVGSVPLATWKDFLAFHAINHFSTTLPKAAADQRFAFYGSALSGTPQQSLRSKRALAATNAALSDAVGKLYVERYFPPESKARVQDMVTNIVAAFSRRIDKLDWMAPATKAQAQEKLKTLYVGVGYPERWENYAGLRVVRGDALGNVQRAEQFHYRQELAKLGQSPDRKAWAMPAQLVNAVNLPLQNALNFPAAILQPPFFDPTASDAANYGGIGATIGHEISHSFDDQGAQFDAQGKLRDWWTPADLAHFQAASKQLVAQFAAYKPFPDLAVNGQLTLSENLADLAGVAAAHDAFTLSQQGKPAQPGADRDFFIGYGVSWRSKAREAAARQQILTDGHAPAQYRAATVRNLDAWYPAFDVKPGQQLYLAPEQRVRVW
- a CDS encoding class I SAM-dependent methyltransferase; this translates as MKPTPPQDPQDPIHAITGRTLAHYDASAEQFFEGTRDHDVSQNISALLNAIGKPAPLAILDLGCGPGRDLKAFTAMGHHATGVDGSARFVEMARAYSGCTVWQQDFVDLDLPAAHFDGVFANAVLFHVPSAVLPGVLRALYACLKEGGVLFSSNPRGHNQEGWNGARYGSYHDEATWAAYVQAAGFSLVEQYYRPSGLPREQQPWLATVWRKAG
- a CDS encoding CsbD family protein, encoding MNKDQVEGKLKEVGGKIQEAAGKVVGSEEQQAKGLANQVEGKVQKKVGDVKDAVETVTRKP
- a CDS encoding S9 family peptidase; translated protein: MRFILCFLAAMASVPASAEKLTLERIHADPALAGPGVRNLKVSPDGERVTFLRGRADNQFQLDLWEFKLKDKSTHRLVDSKALVPNETISPEEQARRERERTASLNGILSYSWSPDGKQLLVPLAGNLYLVDAARPDKARLVAKGNVLDPKISPKGRYMSFVRDQNIYVIDLKSGQERQLTTDGKGAIHNGEAEFVAQEEMGQRTGYYWAPDDSAIAYKRYDEAPVPVVRRFEIFADRTDVVEQRYPAAGDPNVLVQLLIVSPETGAQRQVDLGTNPDIYLVRADWSADSKSLVYQRQSRDQKTLDLVAVDASTLAQRTLLTETSKTWVSIHDDLRFLSNGTFLWSSERTGRNHLYLYDMGGKLLHPVTSGEWGIDGVLAVNQKTGKVFVASNRDAVIDKQTYALALDGSTADKPQRVTKADGWHDTTFSRNGEVFVDTYSDPATPPQVSIRRPDGAMVGWLEENALNASHPYFKYKADHLPTEYGTLKANDGQTLHYSLVKPSNFDAGKRYPVYLSTYGGPHSQHVARRWGNNFDQYMAQQGFVVFRLDNRGSSRRERAFTDAIYHNLGAAEVADQLVGIAWLGQQSFVDAKRIGVFGWSYGGFMTLRLLSAASDKIAMGVSVAPVTDWSLYDTHYTEQFLGMPKENVDGYKASTVFAHLDGLKSPLLLVHGMADDNVLFSNSTRLIDALVNRGVQFDLMTYPGAKHGISSRAGQRHVYRKIEMFFKQNLGVAK
- a CDS encoding MATE family efflux transporter is translated as MPHTTSFTLPAIRTEVASLWKLAWPILIGQLATVGMGAADVAMTGHTNPEELAAVSLGAAIWSIVLVTVSGIMMAINTLVAHEIGAARHDKVPHIVRQSLWKALLVGLVACLLTNMAALVFDHLMLEPAVAAKAKLFVHIISCALPPFAAYRALYGYSTSINQTKPVMVIALAALALNIFVNYLLIYGHWGMPKLGGVGCAVATTCCVWMMLLAMLAWIRIAPAYHATYPFTHWEWPQLSSIGPMLRLGLPIGVTYFAEVSAFGVISLLVARFGVIQVSAHQIALNFSSVVFMVPLTFGIALVTRVGHAVGEANLRRARFISWVGVAMSLTAAIVSAAVITIFRHQIAQAYTSDPQVQALCAQLLLFAALFQLSDATQVATSCAIRGYKVTRQPMLIQLLAFWGFSLPIGYVLGLAPQGFIWSPAEPMAAAGFWIGLVTGLTVAAVLLTWYLNRLSLQRLREAR